In Crinalium epipsammum PCC 9333, the following are encoded in one genomic region:
- the thrS gene encoding threonine--tRNA ligase, with protein sequence MSASEVKDLTEQPQKINLPRTSESEQLQKIRHTASHVMAMAVQKLFPKAQVTIGPWIDYGFYYDFDHPEPFTEKDLKAIQKEMIKIINRKLPVIREEVTREEAEKRIKEINEPYKLEILEGLSEPITIYHLGEQWWDLCAGPHLENTGNLHPKAIELESLAGAYWRGDETKAQLQRIYGTAWETPEQLAEYKRRKEEALRRDHRRLGKELGLFIFTDLVGPGLPLWTPKGTVLRSTLEDFLKQEQLKRGYQPVVTPHIARVDLFKTSGHWQKYKEDMFPLMAENDEAAALEQGFVMKPMNCPFHIQIYKNELRSYRNLPMRLAEFGTVYRYEQSGELGGLTRVRGFTVDDSHLFVTPEQLDEEFLNVVDLILSVFKSLQLTNFKARLSFRDPNSDKYIGSDEAWEKSQGAIRRAVEKLGMEHFEGIGEAAFYGPKLDFIFRDALEREWQLGTVQVDYNLPERFDLEYVAEDGTRKRPVMIHRAPFGSLERLIGILIEEYAGDFPLWVAPVQARLLPVSNDFLPFAQEVAQKMQLLGIRAEADVSNERLGKLIRNAEKDKIPVMGVIGGKEVETNSVSIRTRASGELGSIPVDEVIARMKDAIANYNTF encoded by the coding sequence ATGTCCGCTTCAGAAGTTAAAGATTTGACCGAACAGCCACAGAAAATCAATCTGCCCCGCACCAGCGAATCTGAACAACTGCAAAAGATTCGCCACACAGCTAGTCATGTCATGGCGATGGCGGTGCAAAAGCTGTTTCCCAAAGCGCAAGTCACCATCGGCCCCTGGATTGATTATGGTTTTTATTATGACTTCGATCATCCAGAGCCTTTTACCGAGAAAGACTTGAAGGCAATCCAAAAAGAGATGATCAAAATCATCAACCGCAAACTGCCTGTTATTCGGGAAGAAGTCACCCGTGAGGAGGCAGAAAAGCGAATTAAGGAAATTAATGAGCCTTACAAACTAGAAATATTAGAAGGGTTATCTGAACCGATCACCATTTATCATCTGGGTGAGCAATGGTGGGATTTATGTGCTGGTCCCCATTTAGAAAATACTGGCAATTTGCACCCCAAAGCAATTGAACTAGAAAGTCTTGCGGGGGCTTATTGGCGTGGGGATGAAACAAAAGCGCAGTTACAGAGGATTTACGGTACAGCATGGGAAACGCCAGAACAATTAGCCGAATATAAGCGACGTAAAGAAGAAGCACTGAGACGTGACCATCGCCGTTTAGGAAAAGAACTAGGGTTATTTATCTTTACTGACTTGGTAGGACCTGGTTTGCCTTTGTGGACACCAAAGGGAACGGTGTTGCGCTCAACTTTGGAAGATTTTTTAAAGCAAGAACAACTCAAACGTGGGTATCAACCAGTAGTTACGCCTCACATTGCCAGAGTAGATTTATTTAAAACTTCTGGACACTGGCAGAAATATAAAGAGGATATGTTTCCTTTGATGGCTGAAAATGATGAAGCTGCTGCTTTAGAGCAAGGTTTTGTTATGAAGCCGATGAACTGTCCTTTCCATATCCAAATTTATAAAAATGAATTGCGTTCTTACCGCAATTTGCCGATGCGTTTGGCTGAATTTGGTACAGTTTACCGCTATGAGCAATCAGGAGAGTTAGGCGGACTAACGCGGGTGCGTGGCTTTACGGTGGATGATTCCCATTTATTTGTTACTCCAGAACAATTAGATGAGGAATTCCTTAATGTTGTAGATTTGATTCTGTCAGTGTTTAAGAGTTTACAACTGACGAATTTTAAAGCGCGTTTAAGTTTCCGCGATCCTAATTCTGATAAATATATTGGTTCTGATGAAGCTTGGGAAAAATCTCAAGGTGCAATCCGTCGCGCTGTAGAAAAACTAGGGATGGAGCATTTTGAGGGAATTGGTGAGGCGGCATTTTATGGTCCCAAATTAGATTTTATCTTCCGTGATGCTTTAGAGCGGGAGTGGCAATTAGGTACTGTGCAGGTAGATTACAATTTGCCAGAAAGATTTGATTTGGAATACGTTGCTGAGGATGGTACTCGTAAGCGTCCGGTAATGATTCACCGCGCTCCTTTTGGTTCTTTAGAACGGTTGATTGGGATTTTAATTGAGGAGTATGCTGGTGATTTTCCGTTGTGGGTAGCGCCTGTGCAAGCGAGGTTATTACCTGTAAGTAATGATTTTCTGCCGTTTGCTCAAGAAGTGGCTCAGAAGATGCAATTGCTAGGTATTCGCGCTGAGGCGGATGTTAGTAATGAGCGACTGGGTAAACTGATTCGCAATGCTGAGAAGGACAAAATTCCGGTAATGGGAGTTATAGGTGGGAAGGAAGTTGAGACGAATAGCGTTAGCATTCGGACTCGTGCTTCTGGAGAGTTGGGGAGTATACCTGTAGATGAGGTAATTGCCAGAATGAAGGATGCGATCGCGAATTACAATACTTTTTAA
- a CDS encoding DUF2605 domain-containing protein — protein MENSPVPEQELLKTLLKPLLEDFQYWFGRSRSFLETERISFLSTEQQSDLLARVKQAQQEVQTAQMLFQATDGQVGIESATLMPWHHLVTECWQIAMQWRTTHGSLG, from the coding sequence ATGGAAAATTCGCCTGTTCCTGAACAAGAATTGCTGAAAACCTTACTAAAACCCCTGCTAGAGGATTTTCAATATTGGTTTGGGCGATCGCGCTCTTTTTTAGAAACTGAACGAATTTCCTTTTTAAGCACTGAACAGCAATCTGATCTCTTAGCACGGGTAAAGCAAGCGCAGCAAGAGGTTCAGACCGCGCAAATGCTATTTCAAGCCACAGATGGTCAAGTTGGCATTGAATCTGCTACTCTCATGCCTTGGCATCATTTAGTTACTGAATGTTGGCAGATAGCTATGCAGTGGCGCACCACTCATGGGTCGCTTGGGTGA
- a CDS encoding DUF2973 domain-containing protein produces the protein MLHILYLVAFTVLAVIAIANLIRSLVVLSRDSQRSYSPRGMSAAVDGSGYPASRFRSVPHPELLDDTGNIINEPLLVMRSINVEDAREQLDALFKSSPGNKDTDEE, from the coding sequence ATGTTACATATACTATACCTTGTGGCTTTTACTGTACTGGCGGTGATAGCGATCGCTAATTTAATTCGTAGCTTAGTAGTATTGAGTAGAGATTCTCAGCGCAGCTATTCACCACGGGGGATGTCGGCGGCTGTTGATGGCTCAGGATACCCTGCTTCTAGATTTAGATCTGTACCACATCCAGAATTGCTTGATGATACAGGCAATATCATTAATGAACCTCTATTAGTCATGCGTTCAATTAATGTAGAAGATGCGCGTGAACAATTGGATGCTTTATTCAAGTCATCTCCAGGCAATAAGGATACCGATGAAGAATAA
- the glmM gene encoding phosphoglucosamine mutase — protein sequence MVSSPIKTQPVSVSETTLNIFESAQTAKATNISSSLNTIVLPPTPLFGTDGIRSRVGDLLCADLAVQVGFWAGQVLRQSVATPGPVILGQDSRNSSDMLAMALSAGLTSAGLEVWNLGLCPTPCVAYLTGVTNAIGGVMISASHNPPEDNGIKFFGADGMKLSVALQQQIEAGLRGTNSITCFTGVWGKHHHRPELIADYADSLKRPLPEVDLRGMRVVLDLAWGASVKLAPQVFAAMGAEVICLHDQADGDRINVNCGSTHLGALKQAIREHSADLGFAFDGDADRVMAMDAQGRVVDGDYILYFWGKALREKNQLPEDLIIATVMANLGFERAWQQLGGKLVRTAVGDQYVQAEMLRTGAMLGGEQSGHILCRHFTFTGDGLLTALHLAASVHSTGLSLADMVDQSFQTYPQILKNVRVEDRDRRINWKNCDGIMNAIAQAETAMGDQGRILVRASGTEPLVRVMVEAADAELTQYWASQLASVVQQHLQ from the coding sequence ATGGTTTCATCTCCTATTAAAACTCAGCCAGTTAGTGTTTCAGAAACAACATTGAACATATTTGAATCTGCCCAAACAGCCAAAGCGACCAATATAAGTTCTAGTTTAAATACAATTGTTTTGCCGCCAACTCCTTTGTTCGGCACGGATGGAATCCGTAGTAGAGTAGGGGATTTGTTGTGTGCTGATTTAGCAGTACAGGTAGGTTTTTGGGCAGGTCAAGTTTTACGGCAGTCTGTAGCAACACCAGGTCCAGTAATTTTGGGGCAGGATTCGAGAAATTCTAGTGATATGTTAGCGATGGCATTATCTGCTGGGTTGACATCTGCTGGGCTAGAGGTCTGGAATTTAGGGTTATGCCCAACTCCTTGTGTAGCCTATCTGACTGGGGTTACTAATGCGATTGGCGGTGTGATGATTTCAGCTAGTCACAACCCACCAGAAGATAATGGCATCAAGTTTTTTGGTGCTGATGGCATGAAGCTATCTGTAGCTTTACAACAGCAAATTGAAGCTGGTTTAAGGGGTACTAATAGCATTACTTGTTTTACTGGAGTTTGGGGTAAGCACCACCATAGACCAGAGTTAATTGCAGATTATGCTGACTCATTGAAACGCCCGTTACCAGAAGTTGACTTGCGAGGAATGCGGGTTGTTTTAGATTTGGCTTGGGGAGCTTCAGTAAAACTAGCGCCACAAGTATTTGCGGCAATGGGTGCAGAGGTAATTTGCTTACACGATCAAGCAGATGGCGATCGCATTAATGTTAATTGTGGCTCTACCCATCTTGGTGCATTAAAGCAAGCTATCCGAGAACATTCGGCGGATTTAGGCTTTGCATTTGATGGCGATGCGGATCGAGTGATGGCGATGGATGCCCAAGGTAGAGTAGTTGATGGTGACTACATTCTCTATTTCTGGGGTAAAGCTTTACGGGAGAAAAATCAGTTACCCGAAGATTTGATTATTGCTACAGTGATGGCAAATTTGGGCTTTGAGCGTGCTTGGCAACAACTAGGAGGAAAGCTAGTTAGAACTGCTGTAGGGGATCAATATGTGCAGGCAGAAATGTTACGCACTGGTGCTATGCTAGGCGGCGAACAATCCGGACATATCCTTTGCAGACACTTCACTTTTACAGGTGATGGTTTGCTAACGGCGTTACATTTAGCAGCTTCAGTGCATAGTACTGGTTTATCTTTAGCAGATATGGTGGATCAAAGCTTCCAGACTTATCCACAGATACTGAAAAACGTCCGTGTAGAAGATCGCGATCGCCGGATTAACTGGAAGAATTGTGATGGGATTATGAATGCGATCGCTCAAGCAGAAACCGCAATGGGAGATCAAGGACGTATTTTAGTGAGGGCATCTGGGACAGAACCCCTAGTGCGCGTAATGGTAGAAGCTGCTGATGCAGAACTAACTCAATATTGGGCTTCACAGTTAGCTTCGGTTGTACAGCAACATTTGCAATAA
- the chlG gene encoding chlorophyll synthase ChlG, whose protein sequence is MSNPPSPPTSVNPDDRNAKTRQMLGMKGAAPGESSIWKIRLQLMKPITWIPLIWGVVCGAASSGEYSWTLENVLKAATCMLMSGPLLTGYTQTINDFYDREIDAINEPYRPIPSGAISIPQVVTQFVVLLLGGIGIAYTLDQWAGHDFPIITSLSLGGSFLAFIYSAPPLKLKQNGWLGNYALGASYISLPWWAGHALFGQLNWTIVVLTLFYSLAGLGIAVVNDFKSVEGDRQLGLKSLPVMFGIDKAALICVLMIDIFQLGIAGYLVSIHQNLYAAILVLLVIPQITFQDMYFLRNPLENDVKYQASAQPFLVLGMLVAGLALGHSAI, encoded by the coding sequence ATGTCTAATCCTCCTTCGCCTCCTACTTCTGTAAACCCAGACGATCGCAATGCCAAAACTCGGCAAATGCTAGGCATGAAAGGTGCTGCCCCTGGTGAAAGCTCAATTTGGAAAATCCGCTTACAGCTAATGAAGCCGATTACTTGGATTCCTCTAATTTGGGGGGTAGTATGTGGCGCGGCTTCTTCTGGTGAATATAGTTGGACGCTGGAAAATGTCTTGAAAGCAGCGACCTGTATGTTAATGTCTGGTCCGTTGTTAACAGGTTATACTCAAACGATTAACGACTTCTACGATCGCGAAATTGACGCGATTAACGAACCTTATCGCCCCATTCCCTCTGGCGCAATTTCCATTCCCCAAGTTGTTACCCAATTTGTAGTGCTACTACTCGGTGGAATCGGTATTGCCTACACTCTTGATCAGTGGGCTGGTCATGATTTCCCAATAATTACCAGTCTATCTCTTGGCGGTTCTTTCTTAGCTTTTATATACTCTGCGCCACCACTAAAGCTCAAGCAAAATGGTTGGTTGGGTAACTACGCTTTAGGAGCTAGTTATATTAGCTTACCTTGGTGGGCTGGTCATGCTTTGTTCGGGCAACTTAACTGGACAATTGTAGTTCTGACGCTGTTTTACAGTCTGGCTGGCTTAGGAATTGCCGTAGTAAATGATTTTAAGAGTGTTGAAGGCGATCGCCAACTCGGTTTAAAGTCACTACCAGTTATGTTTGGTATAGACAAAGCTGCCTTGATTTGCGTTTTGATGATCGATATTTTTCAGCTTGGTATTGCTGGCTACTTAGTTAGCATTCATCAAAACCTTTACGCCGCAATTCTGGTGTTGTTAGTTATCCCTCAAATTACCTTCCAAGATATGTATTTCTTGCGTAATCCATTGGAAAATGACGTTAAATATCAAGCTAGCGCCCAACCGTTTTTAGTATTAGGAATGCTGGTTGCTGGTTTAGCTTTAGGTCATTCAGCAATCTAG
- a CDS encoding Get3/ArsA fold putative tail anchor-mediating ATPase NosAFP — translation MALILTFLGKGGTGRTTIAIAAAKKLASLGQRVLLAGQDPGPTLGLLLGTSIGSDPMEIAPNLQVVQFQSTVLLERNWEEVKKLEAKYLRTPLLNNVYGQELGVLPGMDSALALNTIREYEASGKYDVIIYDGDGDQTTLRMLGLPEILSWYIRRFRKVVEDSDVWKSVSPFIQPVSSAVLNVSWTGDNFAQQPTQEVNNLLEQGRAAVADPKRIAAYLVSTNDAAAIATAKYLWGSAQQIGLTVGGILLNQDSVTEALTTEFDPLSVSVIPSCQNQDWQPLMDALPDFSLASQAPKPITIDIAARQVRLYLPGFDKKQVKLTQSGPEVTIEAGDQRRNILLPPQLSGQSVKGAKFNNSYLTISF, via the coding sequence ATGGCCCTAATTCTTACATTCTTGGGCAAAGGCGGCACAGGTCGCACCACGATCGCGATCGCTGCCGCCAAAAAGCTGGCAAGCCTTGGTCAGCGAGTGCTACTGGCAGGACAAGACCCTGGCCCCACCTTGGGGCTATTATTGGGAACCTCCATCGGATCAGATCCTATGGAAATAGCACCCAATCTCCAGGTAGTACAGTTTCAAAGCACTGTACTACTAGAGCGTAATTGGGAAGAAGTTAAAAAACTCGAAGCTAAGTATTTGCGGACTCCCCTGCTGAATAACGTTTACGGTCAAGAACTCGGTGTCTTACCAGGAATGGACAGCGCACTTGCTCTCAATACTATTCGAGAGTACGAAGCTAGTGGCAAATATGATGTGATCATCTACGACGGTGATGGAGATCAAACCACGTTGCGGATGCTAGGTTTACCAGAAATCTTAAGCTGGTATATTCGTCGCTTCCGCAAAGTAGTAGAAGATTCCGATGTTTGGAAATCTGTCTCTCCGTTTATTCAACCTGTGAGCAGTGCTGTTTTGAACGTTAGCTGGACAGGAGACAATTTTGCCCAGCAACCTACCCAAGAGGTGAATAACTTACTAGAGCAAGGCAGAGCGGCGGTAGCTGATCCTAAGCGCATAGCAGCTTACCTAGTGAGTACTAATGATGCTGCGGCGATCGCAACTGCAAAATATCTTTGGGGTAGCGCACAACAAATTGGATTAACAGTGGGAGGTATCCTGCTGAACCAAGACTCAGTAACGGAAGCATTGACGACTGAATTTGATCCCTTATCAGTTAGCGTTATTCCTAGTTGCCAAAATCAAGATTGGCAACCCTTGATGGACGCATTACCAGATTTTAGTCTGGCATCCCAAGCTCCCAAACCAATCACTATTGACATTGCTGCGCGTCAGGTACGCTTGTATTTACCAGGTTTTGACAAAAAGCAGGTAAAACTAACTCAGTCTGGTCCCGAAGTCACGATTGAAGCAGGCGATCAAAGGCGCAATATTCTGTTGCCACCGCAACTCAGTGGTCAGTCAGTCAAAGGAGCTAAGTTCAATAATAGTTACTTAACTATTTCTTTTTAA
- the petP gene encoding cytochrome b6f subunit PetP, producing MEIGQKVKVYRLRDRVSPVIASKLGKSGTIKDFRMTDGSGVGIVVEFDDKSSTWFFEDELKVVES from the coding sequence ATGGAAATCGGTCAAAAAGTTAAAGTCTACCGCCTAAGAGATCGTGTATCTCCCGTAATCGCCAGCAAGCTCGGTAAAAGCGGCACTATTAAAGATTTCAGAATGACAGACGGCAGTGGTGTTGGCATCGTTGTCGAGTTTGATGATAAATCTTCTACCTGGTTTTTTGAAGACGAACTGAAAGTTGTAGAAAGCTAA
- the remA gene encoding extracellular matrix/biofilm regulator RemA, protein MDIQLINIGFGNIVSANRVVAIVSPESAPIKRIITDAKDRGQLIDATYGRRTRAVIITDSSHVILSAIQPETVAHRFVIGKDGHVSNS, encoded by the coding sequence ATGGATATCCAATTGATTAATATTGGTTTTGGTAACATTGTCTCTGCAAACCGAGTTGTGGCAATTGTTAGTCCAGAGTCAGCACCGATTAAACGCATCATTACTGATGCAAAAGATAGAGGGCAATTAATTGATGCTACTTATGGACGGCGTACTAGAGCAGTGATTATTACCGACTCTAGCCATGTAATTTTGTCTGCGATTCAGCCAGAAACGGTTGCTCATCGCTTTGTTATTGGTAAAGATGGTCATGTTAGCAATAGCTAA
- the gmk gene encoding guanylate kinase has product MISTDEINRMNEQKVEGRLIVLTGPSGVGKGTLLRSLMQSHPELYLSVSATTRAPRPKEINGKNYYFVSRPEFEQMLKADELLEWAEYAGNYYGTPRQQVEEKIQQGKWVILEIELEGARQIAKSFPSALKIFISPPSFAELEKRMRGRGQDAEDAIAKRLSHAKTEIAAADEFDLQIINDDFDTALHSLEEAIFNPTQP; this is encoded by the coding sequence ATGATTAGCACTGATGAGATTAATCGAATGAATGAGCAGAAGGTAGAAGGAAGACTGATTGTTTTAACAGGACCGAGTGGTGTGGGCAAAGGAACCTTACTGCGATCGCTAATGCAGAGTCATCCAGAACTATACTTATCTGTATCTGCTACAACTCGCGCCCCTCGTCCCAAGGAAATTAACGGTAAAAACTACTACTTTGTCAGCCGTCCAGAATTTGAACAGATGCTCAAGGCAGATGAACTCTTGGAGTGGGCTGAGTATGCTGGTAATTATTACGGAACTCCTCGCCAACAGGTAGAAGAAAAAATCCAACAAGGCAAGTGGGTAATTTTAGAAATTGAATTAGAAGGGGCAAGGCAAATAGCCAAATCTTTCCCCTCTGCACTAAAGATATTTATTTCGCCGCCTTCTTTTGCTGAACTAGAAAAACGGATGCGCGGTCGAGGTCAAGATGCGGAAGACGCGATCGCAAAACGTCTCAGCCATGCTAAAACTGAAATTGCTGCTGCTGATGAATTCGATCTCCAAATTATCAATGATGATTTTGATACAGCCCTTCACAGCCTTGAAGAAGCAATATTTAACCCTACTCAACCTTAA
- a CDS encoding ABC1 kinase family protein: MSQHQLAQLRRYEPEAIAQYYRSRPWLAIWRTLVIIGSFAGFILGLQWDKWSNQVEQNKYQRATQLRELLTKLGATFIKVGQALSTRPDLVRKDFLEELVKLQDELPPYDNAIALNIIETQLGRTIAEAYQEISPLPVAAASLGQVYKARLHTGEEVAVKVQRPNLLPTLTLDLYLMRWAAKLLAPWLPLNLGHDLSLIVDEFGVKLFEEIDYLNEGRNAEKFATNFRDDPTVKVPAIYWRYSSNRVLTLEWINGFKLTDTDRIKAAGLDTDALVRIGVNSGLRQLLEHGFFHADPHPGNLFATLDGRMAYIDFGMMDQLNQDTKETLVTSVVHLINKDYIDLAGDFVKLGFLTPDTDIMPIVPALEQVLGDAIGESVGSFNFKTITDKFSDLMYDYPFRVPAKFALIIRSLVTQEGLALTINPNFKIVEVAYPYVAKRLLTGETPELRMRLIEVLFKNGKFQWQRLENMIAIARSDGNFDLLPTAQLGLQFLLSNEGQFLRNQLVIALTQDDRLHTEEVKRLWNLVKDELKPARLFNVALGALTEFSSVGASTAIPTTAATNKPFSSKQ; this comes from the coding sequence GTGAGTCAGCATCAACTTGCTCAGTTGAGGCGCTATGAGCCAGAAGCGATCGCCCAATACTATCGCTCTCGTCCTTGGCTAGCTATCTGGCGTACCCTTGTTATAATCGGATCTTTTGCTGGGTTTATTCTAGGCTTACAGTGGGATAAGTGGAGTAATCAAGTTGAGCAGAATAAGTATCAACGGGCTACTCAACTGCGAGAACTGCTAACTAAACTTGGCGCTACATTTATTAAAGTTGGTCAAGCACTCTCAACACGCCCCGACCTAGTACGCAAAGATTTTCTAGAAGAACTGGTTAAATTACAAGACGAACTACCGCCTTATGATAATGCGATCGCCTTAAATATTATTGAAACTCAGCTAGGACGCACTATAGCAGAAGCATATCAAGAAATTTCTCCTCTACCTGTTGCAGCAGCTAGTCTTGGTCAAGTTTATAAAGCACGTCTGCACACTGGGGAAGAAGTAGCAGTTAAAGTACAGCGACCTAATTTATTACCAACTTTAACACTTGACCTTTACTTAATGCGCTGGGCTGCTAAATTGTTAGCCCCTTGGCTACCTTTAAATCTCGGTCACGACTTGAGTTTAATTGTAGATGAATTTGGTGTCAAATTATTTGAAGAAATTGATTACCTTAATGAAGGTCGCAACGCCGAAAAATTTGCTACGAATTTCCGCGACGACCCCACAGTTAAAGTTCCGGCTATCTATTGGCGCTATAGTAGCAACCGTGTCCTGACATTAGAGTGGATTAACGGGTTTAAATTAACAGATACCGATCGCATTAAAGCCGCAGGTTTAGACACCGATGCGTTAGTCAGAATTGGCGTAAACTCTGGGTTACGCCAGTTATTGGAACATGGCTTTTTCCATGCTGATCCACATCCAGGTAACTTATTTGCTACCCTCGATGGTCGCATGGCTTATATCGACTTCGGTATGATGGATCAGTTAAATCAAGATACCAAAGAAACCTTAGTCACTTCAGTAGTTCATTTAATTAATAAAGACTACATTGACTTGGCTGGTGACTTTGTGAAACTCGGCTTTCTGACACCAGATACCGATATTATGCCCATTGTTCCAGCATTAGAACAAGTATTGGGTGATGCGATTGGCGAAAGTGTTGGAAGCTTTAATTTTAAGACAATTACAGATAAGTTCTCGGATTTGATGTATGACTATCCCTTCCGAGTTCCTGCTAAGTTTGCCTTAATTATTCGTTCCTTGGTAACTCAGGAAGGTTTAGCACTCACCATCAATCCTAATTTTAAGATTGTAGAAGTTGCTTATCCTTATGTAGCAAAGCGTTTACTAACTGGAGAAACACCAGAATTACGGATGCGCTTAATTGAAGTGTTGTTCAAGAATGGTAAATTCCAGTGGCAACGACTAGAAAACATGATTGCGATCGCACGTTCCGATGGTAACTTTGACTTACTACCCACAGCACAACTAGGTTTACAGTTTCTTTTATCCAATGAAGGTCAATTTCTGCGTAATCAGCTAGTTATAGCTTTAACACAAGATGACCGTCTACATACTGAGGAAGTAAAACGCCTCTGGAACCTAGTCAAAGATGAATTGAAACCTGCACGGCTGTTTAACGTGGCATTAGGTGCGTTAACAGAATTTTCTAGTGTAGGCGCTTCTACTGCAATACCTACAACCGCAGCGACTAACAAGCCTTTTAGCAGTAAGCAATAA
- a CDS encoding NAD(P)-dependent alcohol dehydrogenase: MIKTVGYAAQSATAPLGLFSFERREPGAQDVQIEILYCGVCHSDLHTVRNEWKNTTYPVVPGHEIVGRVTKVGNEVKTFQVGDLAGVGCMVDSCRTCPSCREGVEQFCENGSIFTYNSPEKQTGKTTYGGYSNQIVVDENYVLRVSDKLELAGVAPLLCAGITTYSPLRHWQVKKGDKVGIVGLGGLGHMGVKFAHAFGAHTVLFTTSADKKEDALRLGADEVVVSKNEEEMKQHLNSFNFILNTVAAPHNLDAYTELLKRDGIMCLVGVPGTPHPSPSIENLIFKRRQLVGSLIGGIKETQEMLDFCAEHNIVSDIELIPIQKINEAYERMLKSDVKYRFVLDMESLKQEG; the protein is encoded by the coding sequence GTGATTAAAACTGTTGGATACGCTGCTCAAAGTGCCACCGCGCCGTTGGGTTTGTTCAGCTTTGAGCGACGAGAACCAGGCGCACAGGACGTGCAAATCGAAATTCTCTACTGTGGAGTGTGTCACTCTGACTTACACACAGTCCGTAACGAGTGGAAAAATACAACTTACCCCGTCGTACCTGGACATGAAATTGTTGGGCGTGTAACCAAGGTTGGTAATGAGGTAAAAACCTTCCAAGTTGGCGACCTTGCTGGTGTTGGCTGTATGGTCGATTCGTGCCGTACTTGTCCTAGCTGCCGTGAGGGGGTTGAGCAGTTCTGCGAGAACGGAAGTATTTTTACCTACAACAGTCCAGAAAAGCAAACTGGAAAAACCACCTACGGCGGTTACTCTAACCAAATTGTCGTAGACGAGAACTATGTACTTCGCGTATCTGACAAGCTTGAGCTTGCTGGCGTTGCGCCCCTACTGTGCGCGGGTATTACCACCTACTCCCCCCTACGCCACTGGCAGGTGAAAAAGGGTGACAAAGTTGGCATCGTCGGCTTAGGTGGCTTAGGACACATGGGGGTGAAGTTTGCTCATGCCTTTGGCGCTCATACGGTGTTATTCACGACATCAGCAGACAAAAAAGAGGATGCTTTGCGCCTTGGTGCTGATGAGGTGGTAGTGTCAAAAAATGAGGAAGAGATGAAGCAGCACCTCAATAGTTTTAACTTCATTTTGAATACAGTAGCAGCACCGCATAACTTAGACGCATACACCGAATTGCTCAAGCGCGACGGCATAATGTGTTTAGTAGGAGTACCTGGTACCCCGCATCCCTCGCCAAGTATTGAAAATCTGATTTTTAAGCGCCGTCAGCTTGTCGGTTCGTTAATTGGGGGAATTAAAGAGACGCAGGAAATGCTCGACTTCTGCGCTGAACATAATATTGTTTCGGACATTGAATTAATTCCGATTCAAAAGATTAATGAGGCTTACGAGCGGATGCTTAAAAGTGATGTGAAATATCGTTTTGTACTCGATATGGAATCATTAAAGCAAGAAGGTTGA
- a CDS encoding type II toxin-antitoxin system VapC family toxin → MAAILDTSFLIATFNNKDKNHASVIKVARELNESLVLPISVLPEVCYLIASRMGHFYMRRFLTQLAASNTILEAITLTDLQRVAEILEEYADSQLDFVDATIVAIAERLNINKVLTLDRRDFSIIRPRHCSYFDILP, encoded by the coding sequence ATGGCTGCAATTTTAGATACTAGCTTTTTAATAGCAACATTTAACAACAAAGACAAAAATCATGCTAGTGTAATTAAAGTTGCTCGTGAGTTAAATGAATCTTTAGTATTACCAATTTCTGTTTTACCAGAAGTATGCTATTTAATTGCTTCCCGAATGGGACATTTTTATATGCGTCGTTTTTTAACCCAACTTGCAGCTAGTAACACCATTCTAGAGGCAATAACTCTAACTGATTTACAGAGAGTTGCAGAAATTTTAGAAGAATATGCTGATAGCCAGTTAGATTTTGTTGATGCTACGATTGTAGCTATAGCAGAAAGACTAAATATAAATAAAGTTCTAACTTTGGATAGACGCGACTTCAGCATCATTCGCCCGCGACACTGCTCTTATTTCGATATCCTTCCTTAA